A portion of the Drosophila sechellia strain sech25 chromosome 2R, ASM438219v1, whole genome shotgun sequence genome contains these proteins:
- the LOC6609122 gene encoding uncharacterized protein LOC6609122 isoform X5 has protein sequence MHVKHTQRRVSGPGAFGTFTNDQRSASRDNLSPDNQQQQRHSHSHQHLVRQSLVSLSNGQPAASAAPDSVSLLRAGDDQQQHLQQPQLQQQQQQQQQQQHLQQQQQRHRSSSSRLSTSGISKQNSSDSRSGLRILDSSHSPVSCGTQSVSSTGGQSALYDACHEYSRSLSAAAAEGAASLLKSHYSDQQLAQPDPDPEPDPERDRDRDRDRDRDRERERRHLTNLNLNLSSEYDYSGSDKQQLVNETYIFKCIANSPSFLRTNKIKEQSKKLRNLSLKTRTAKKKGQIISKSNAVSDNSLHPGDKYLNLYLVEKKHSLQPQVASTSSSINTPHPQASSAPASSSSTCTKAPQLPALSAVAARQQQLLLNGSLKGKGQSQSQGQSRQTLPGHRASVRSESGSGSSHTIPATGKSPPVPQSLAAKISSSASGSKNCNLLSASSNSCHKLHAHAQGSGAGSGSGSGSGPPGHSHYAAASPKSSVSSNGHLNKYCLTDLTRRKAEFNRQLSAPTDYTHHSSSNGSQQEGSSEANEGHEPVGESTITVASAGVSYPHPYSYPYHYAHHASSATAPANLKASLQLHSFGSHHPCPYPARPTSTSCTNSFNRRHIRRHKGKLGDRLLSGDSEESVRCSYCSVLNVNDNDLRISFENTCTDSLVTAFDDEALLICDQGTEMVHFDDVSLYGTPKEEPMPNIPIVSEKVSANFLKSQLQSWFQPTDNRLAMKLFGSRKALVKERIRQKTSGHWVIHPCSSFRFYWDLCMLLLLVANLIILPVAISFFNDDLSTRWIAFNCLSDTIFLIDIVVNFRTGIMQQDNAEQVILDPKLIAKHYLRTWFFLDLISSIPLDYIFLIFNQIMKLQDFSDSFQILHAGRALRILRLAKLLSLVRLLRLSRLVRYVSQWEEVYFLNMASVFMRIFNLICMMLLIGHWSGCLQFLVPMLQGFPSNSWVSINELQESYWLEQYSWALFKAMSHMLCIGYGRFPPQSLTDMWLTMLSMISGATCYALFLGHATNLIQSLDSSRRQYREKVKQVEEYMAYRKLPRDMRQRITEYFEHRYQGKFFDEELILGELSEKLREDVINYNCRSLVASVPFFANADSNFVSDVVTKLKYEVFQPGDIIIKEGTIGTKMYFIQEGVVDIVMANGEVATSLSDGSYFGEICLLTNARRVASVRAETYCNLFSLSVDHFNCVLDQYPLMRKTMETVAAERLNKIGKNPNIMHQKDEQLSNPESNTITAVVNALAAEADDCKDDDMDLKENLLHGSESSIAEPVQTIREGLPRPRSGEFRALFEGNTP, from the exons ATGCACGTTAAACACACTCAGCGCCGAGTCAGCGGTCCTGGAGCCTTCGGAACCTTTACCAACGATCAACG CAGTGCCAGCCGCGACAACTTGAGCCCGGacaaccagcagcagcagcggcactCGCACTCGCACCAGCACTTGGTGCGCCAGTCTCTGGTGAGTCTCAGCAACGGCCAGCCGGCGGCATCGGCGGCGCCGGACAGCGTCTCGCTGCTGCGAGCGGGCGAtgaccagcagcagcatctccAGCAGCcacaactgcagcaacagcagcagcagcagcagcagcagcagcaccttcaacagcaacagcaacggcaccgcagcagcagcagtcgacTATCGACGAGCGGCATCTCCAAGCAGAACTCATCGGACAGCAGGAGCGGACTGCGCATCCTCGACAGCAGCCACAGTCCGGTGAGCTGTGGCACCCAGAGCGTGAGCAGCACTGGTGGCCAGTCGGCGCTCTACGATGCCTGTCACGAGTATTCGCGCAGCTTGAGTGCAGCTGCCGCTGAAGGAGCCGCGTCGCTGCTCAAGAGCCACTACAGTGACCAGCAGTTGGCGCAGCCGGATCCAGACCCAGAACCGGATCCGGAaagggatcgggatcgggatagGGACAGGGATAGAGACAGAGAACGGGAGCGTCGCCACCTGACCAACCTCAATCTCAATCTAAGCAGCGAGTACGACTACAGCGGAAGTGATAAGCAGCAGCTTGTCAACGAGACGTACATCTTCAAGTGCATCGCCAACAGTCCTTCGTTCCTGCGCACCAACAAGATCAAGGAGCAGTCCAAGAAGCTGCGGAATCTCTCCCTCAAGACACGCACCGCCAAGAAGAAGGGCCAGATCATCTCCAAGTCGAACGCGGTGTCGGATAACTCGCTGCATCCGGGCGACAAGTACCTGAACTTGTATCTGGTGGAGAAGAAGCACTCGCTGCAGCCGCAGGTGGCCTCCACGTCGAGTTCCATCAACACCCCGCATCCGCAGGCTTCCTCCGCGCCAGCCAGTTCGTCCTCCACCTGCACCAAGGCGCCGCAGTTGCCCGCCTTGTCGGCGGTTGCTGCCCGCCAGCAGCAGTTGTTGCTAAACGGATCGCTGAAGGGCAAGGGACAGAGTCAGAGTCAGGGGCAGAGCCGGCAGACGCTGCCCGGCCATCGGGCGTCGGTGAGGAGCGAGAGTGGAAGCGGGAGCAGCCACACCATTCCGGCGACGGGCAAGAGTCCGCCGGTGCCGCAATCGCTGGCGGCCAAGATCAGCAGCTCGGCAAGCGGCAGCAAGAACTGCAATTTGCTCAGCGCCAGCAGCAACTCATGCCACAAGCTGCACGCCCACGCCCAAGGATCGGGAGCAGGATCGGGATCTGGATCGGGATCAGGACCACCCGGACACAGTCACTACGCGGCCGCCTCGCCCAAGAGCTCGGTCAGCAGCAACGGTCATCTGAACAAGTACTGCCTCACGGACCTCACGCGCCGCAAGGCCGAGTTCAATCGCCAGCTGAGCGCGCCCACGGACTACACGCACCACTCCTCCAGCAACGGATCGCAGCAGGAGGGCTCCTCGGAGGCCAACGAGGGCCACGAACCGGTCGGCGAGTCCACCATCACCGTAGCCAGCGCCGGCGTATCGTATCCGCATCCGTACTCCTATCCGTATCACTACGCGCACCACGCCTCCTCGGCCACAGCGCCCGCCAATCTCAAGGCGTCGCTGCAGCTGCACAGCTTCGGGAGCCACCATCCGTGTCCTTATCCGGCAAGGCCCACGTCCACGTCGTGCACCAACAGCTTCAATCGGCGCCACATCCGCCGGCACAAGGGCAAGCTCGGCGATCG ACTGCTGAGCGGGGATAGCGAGGAATCGGTGCGCTGCTCCTACTGCTCGGTGCTGAATGTGAACGACAACGACCTGCGCATTTCGTTCGAGAACACCTGCACCGATTCGCTGGTAACCGCTTTCGATGATGAAGCCCTGCTAATATGCGACCAAGGAACCGAAATG GTACACTTTGATGACGTGTCGTTGTACGGCACTCCGAAAGAGGAGCCCATGCCCAACATACCGATCGTGTCGGAAAAAGTCTCTGCGAATTTCCTAAAAAGTCAATTGCAATCATGGTTCCAGCCGACGGACAACCGACTGGCCATGAAACTGTTTGGCAGCCGAAAGGCGCTGGTCAAGGAGCGCATACGTCAGAAAACTTCCGGGCACTGGGTCATACACCCGTGCAGTTCATTCAG GTTTTACTGGGACCTTTGCATGCTTTTATTATTAGTAGCAAATCTTATTATCCTGCCAGTCGCAATATCATTCTTCAACGATGATCTGAGCACACGATGGATTGCCTTCAACTGCCTAAGTGATACTATTTTTTTAATAGATATTGTAGTCAATTTTAGAACAG GAATTATGCAACAAGACAACGCTGAACAAGTAATATTGGATCCAAAGCTTATAGCTAAACACTATTTAAGAACTTGGTTTTTTCTCGATTTGATTTCGTCGATACCGCtagattatatatttttaattttcaatcaA attATGAAATTGCAGGATTTCTCTGATTCTTTTCAAATATTGCATGCCGGACGCGCCCTGCGCATCCTGCGCCTGGCCAAGCTTCTATCCCTGGTGCGACTGCTCCGCCTTTCCCGCCTCGTGCGCTACGTGTCCCAATGGGAGGAGGTCTAT TTCCTCAATATGGCCTCGGTCTTCATGAGGATcttcaatttaatttgcatgatGCTCCTGATCGGCCATTGGAGCGGTTGCTTGCAGTTCTTAGTGCCAATGTTGCAGGGTTTTCCATCCAACTCCTGGGTCTCCATCAACGAGTTGCAG GAATCGTACTGGCTGGAGCAGTATTCGTGGGCattgttcaaggccatgtcgCACATGCTCTGCATAGGCtacggcag ATTCCCGCCACAATCACTGACAGACATGTGGCTGACGATGCTATCGATGATATCCGGGGCCACCTGTTACGCATTGTTCCTCGGTCACGCGACCAATCTCATCCAGAGCTTGGACTCCAGCCGGCGCCAGTATCGCGAGAAGGTCAAACAGGTGGAGGAGTACATGGCCTACCGCAAGCTGCCACGCGACATGCGGCAGCGCATCACGGAATACTTCGAGCATCGGTACCAGGGTAAATTCTTCGATGAAGAGTTGATACTTGGCGAGTTGAGCGAAAAACTGCGCGAGGATGTCATCAACTACAACTGCAG ATCCCTCGTGGCGTCAGTGCCTTTTTTTGCTAATGCCGATTCGAATTTCGTTTCCGACGTAGTTACCAAACTGAAATACGAAGTTTTCCAACCAG GTGATATTATCATAAAGGAGGGTACGATCGGTACTAAGATGTACTTCATACAGGAGGGCGTGGTGGACATTGTCATGGCCAACGGCGAG GTTGCCACCTCACTTTCGGATGGGTCCTACTTCGGTGAGATCTGTCTGCTGACCAATGCGCGTCGTGTGGCCAGCGTGCGAGCCGAAACCTATTGCAATCTATTCTCGTTGAGCGTGGATCATTTCAATTGCGTTCTGGATCAGTATCCGCTGATGCGCAAGACCATGGAGACTGTGGCCGCCGAGCGGTTAAACAAGATCGGCAAGAATCCAAACATAATGCATCAGAAGGACGAGCAGCTGAGCAATCCGGAGTCGAACACGATTACGGCTGTGGTTAATGCCCTGGCTGCCGAGGCGGATGACTGCAAAGATGA TGACATGGATCTCAAGGAGAATTTACTGCATGGGTCAGAGTCGAGCATTGCTGAGCCGGTGCAGACGATACGTGAGGGTCTCCCGAGGCCACGGAGCGGGGAGTTCCGTGCCTTGTTCGAGGGTAACACTCCATGA
- the LOC6609122 gene encoding uncharacterized protein LOC6609122 isoform X3: MHVKHTQRRVSGPGAFGTFTNDQRSASRDNLSPDNQQQQRHSHSHQHLVRQSLVSLSNGQPAASAAPDSVSLLRAGDDQQQHLQQPQLQQQQQQQQQQQHLQQQQQRHRSSSSRLSTSGISKQNSSDSRSGLRILDSSHSPVSCGTQSVSSTGGQSALYDACHEYSRSLSAAAAEGAASLLKSHYSDQQLAQPDPDPEPDPERDRDRDRDRDRDRERERRHLTNLNLNLSSEYDYSGSDKQQLVNETYIFKCIANSPSFLRTNKIKEQSKKLRNLSLKTRTAKKKGQIISKSNAVSDNSLHPGDKYLNLYLVEKKHSLQPQVASTSSSINTPHPQASSAPASSSSTCTKAPQLPALSAVAARQQQLLLNGSLKGKGQSQSQGQSRQTLPGHRASVRSESGSGSSHTIPATGKSPPVPQSLAAKISSSASGSKNCNLLSASSNSCHKLHAHAQGSGAGSGSGSGSGPPGHSHYAAASPKSSVSSNGHLNKYCLTDLTRRKAEFNRQLSAPTDYTHHSSSNGSQQEGSSEANEGHEPVGESTITVASAGVSYPHPYSYPYHYAHHASSATAPANLKASLQLHSFGSHHPCPYPARPTSTSCTNSFNRRHIRRHKGKLGDRLLSGDSEESVRCSYCSVLNVNDNDLRISFENTCTDSLVTAFDDEALLICDQGTEMVHFDDVSLYGTPKEEPMPNIPIVSEKVSANFLKSQLQSWFQPTDNRLAMKLFGSRKALVKERIRQKTSGHWVIHPCSSFRFYWDLCMLLLLVANLIILPVAISFFNDDLSTRWIAFNCLSDTIFLIDIVVNFRTGIMQQDNAEQVILDPKLIAKHYLRTWFFLDLISSIPLDYIFLIFNQDFSDSFQILHAGRALRILRLAKLLSLVRLLRLSRLVRYVSQWEEVYILQNLQKKSADRRGRMNRKDKDGLTKSNLILKFLNMASVFMRIFNLICMMLLIGHWSGCLQFLVPMLQGFPSNSWVSINELQESYWLEQYSWALFKAMSHMLCIGYGRFPPQSLTDMWLTMLSMISGATCYALFLGHATNLIQSLDSSRRQYREKVKQVEEYMAYRKLPRDMRQRITEYFEHRYQGKFFDEELILGELSEKLREDVINYNCRSLVASVPFFANADSNFVSDVVTKLKYEVFQPGDIIIKEGTIGTKMYFIQEGVVDIVMANGEVATSLSDGSYFGEICLLTNARRVASVRAETYCNLFSLSVDHFNCVLDQYPLMRKTMETVAAERLNKIGKNPNIMHQKDEQLSNPESNTITAVVNALAAEADDCKDDDMDLKENLLHGSESSIAEPVQTIREGLPRPRSGEFRALFEGNTP; encoded by the exons ATGCACGTTAAACACACTCAGCGCCGAGTCAGCGGTCCTGGAGCCTTCGGAACCTTTACCAACGATCAACG CAGTGCCAGCCGCGACAACTTGAGCCCGGacaaccagcagcagcagcggcactCGCACTCGCACCAGCACTTGGTGCGCCAGTCTCTGGTGAGTCTCAGCAACGGCCAGCCGGCGGCATCGGCGGCGCCGGACAGCGTCTCGCTGCTGCGAGCGGGCGAtgaccagcagcagcatctccAGCAGCcacaactgcagcaacagcagcagcagcagcagcagcagcagcaccttcaacagcaacagcaacggcaccgcagcagcagcagtcgacTATCGACGAGCGGCATCTCCAAGCAGAACTCATCGGACAGCAGGAGCGGACTGCGCATCCTCGACAGCAGCCACAGTCCGGTGAGCTGTGGCACCCAGAGCGTGAGCAGCACTGGTGGCCAGTCGGCGCTCTACGATGCCTGTCACGAGTATTCGCGCAGCTTGAGTGCAGCTGCCGCTGAAGGAGCCGCGTCGCTGCTCAAGAGCCACTACAGTGACCAGCAGTTGGCGCAGCCGGATCCAGACCCAGAACCGGATCCGGAaagggatcgggatcgggatagGGACAGGGATAGAGACAGAGAACGGGAGCGTCGCCACCTGACCAACCTCAATCTCAATCTAAGCAGCGAGTACGACTACAGCGGAAGTGATAAGCAGCAGCTTGTCAACGAGACGTACATCTTCAAGTGCATCGCCAACAGTCCTTCGTTCCTGCGCACCAACAAGATCAAGGAGCAGTCCAAGAAGCTGCGGAATCTCTCCCTCAAGACACGCACCGCCAAGAAGAAGGGCCAGATCATCTCCAAGTCGAACGCGGTGTCGGATAACTCGCTGCATCCGGGCGACAAGTACCTGAACTTGTATCTGGTGGAGAAGAAGCACTCGCTGCAGCCGCAGGTGGCCTCCACGTCGAGTTCCATCAACACCCCGCATCCGCAGGCTTCCTCCGCGCCAGCCAGTTCGTCCTCCACCTGCACCAAGGCGCCGCAGTTGCCCGCCTTGTCGGCGGTTGCTGCCCGCCAGCAGCAGTTGTTGCTAAACGGATCGCTGAAGGGCAAGGGACAGAGTCAGAGTCAGGGGCAGAGCCGGCAGACGCTGCCCGGCCATCGGGCGTCGGTGAGGAGCGAGAGTGGAAGCGGGAGCAGCCACACCATTCCGGCGACGGGCAAGAGTCCGCCGGTGCCGCAATCGCTGGCGGCCAAGATCAGCAGCTCGGCAAGCGGCAGCAAGAACTGCAATTTGCTCAGCGCCAGCAGCAACTCATGCCACAAGCTGCACGCCCACGCCCAAGGATCGGGAGCAGGATCGGGATCTGGATCGGGATCAGGACCACCCGGACACAGTCACTACGCGGCCGCCTCGCCCAAGAGCTCGGTCAGCAGCAACGGTCATCTGAACAAGTACTGCCTCACGGACCTCACGCGCCGCAAGGCCGAGTTCAATCGCCAGCTGAGCGCGCCCACGGACTACACGCACCACTCCTCCAGCAACGGATCGCAGCAGGAGGGCTCCTCGGAGGCCAACGAGGGCCACGAACCGGTCGGCGAGTCCACCATCACCGTAGCCAGCGCCGGCGTATCGTATCCGCATCCGTACTCCTATCCGTATCACTACGCGCACCACGCCTCCTCGGCCACAGCGCCCGCCAATCTCAAGGCGTCGCTGCAGCTGCACAGCTTCGGGAGCCACCATCCGTGTCCTTATCCGGCAAGGCCCACGTCCACGTCGTGCACCAACAGCTTCAATCGGCGCCACATCCGCCGGCACAAGGGCAAGCTCGGCGATCG ACTGCTGAGCGGGGATAGCGAGGAATCGGTGCGCTGCTCCTACTGCTCGGTGCTGAATGTGAACGACAACGACCTGCGCATTTCGTTCGAGAACACCTGCACCGATTCGCTGGTAACCGCTTTCGATGATGAAGCCCTGCTAATATGCGACCAAGGAACCGAAATG GTACACTTTGATGACGTGTCGTTGTACGGCACTCCGAAAGAGGAGCCCATGCCCAACATACCGATCGTGTCGGAAAAAGTCTCTGCGAATTTCCTAAAAAGTCAATTGCAATCATGGTTCCAGCCGACGGACAACCGACTGGCCATGAAACTGTTTGGCAGCCGAAAGGCGCTGGTCAAGGAGCGCATACGTCAGAAAACTTCCGGGCACTGGGTCATACACCCGTGCAGTTCATTCAG GTTTTACTGGGACCTTTGCATGCTTTTATTATTAGTAGCAAATCTTATTATCCTGCCAGTCGCAATATCATTCTTCAACGATGATCTGAGCACACGATGGATTGCCTTCAACTGCCTAAGTGATACTATTTTTTTAATAGATATTGTAGTCAATTTTAGAACAG GAATTATGCAACAAGACAACGCTGAACAAGTAATATTGGATCCAAAGCTTATAGCTAAACACTATTTAAGAACTTGGTTTTTTCTCGATTTGATTTCGTCGATACCGCtagattatatatttttaattttcaatcaA GATTTCTCTGATTCTTTTCAAATATTGCATGCCGGACGCGCCCTGCGCATCCTGCGCCTGGCCAAGCTTCTATCCCTGGTGCGACTGCTCCGCCTTTCCCGCCTCGTGCGCTACGTGTCCCAATGGGAGGAGGTCTAT ATTCTGCAGAATCTACAGAAAAAAAGTGCTGATCGCAGAGGGAGAATGAACAGAAAAGACAAAGATGGCTTGACAAAAAGCAACCTAATTCTCAAG TTCCTCAATATGGCCTCGGTCTTCATGAGGATcttcaatttaatttgcatgatGCTCCTGATCGGCCATTGGAGCGGTTGCTTGCAGTTCTTAGTGCCAATGTTGCAGGGTTTTCCATCCAACTCCTGGGTCTCCATCAACGAGTTGCAG GAATCGTACTGGCTGGAGCAGTATTCGTGGGCattgttcaaggccatgtcgCACATGCTCTGCATAGGCtacggcag ATTCCCGCCACAATCACTGACAGACATGTGGCTGACGATGCTATCGATGATATCCGGGGCCACCTGTTACGCATTGTTCCTCGGTCACGCGACCAATCTCATCCAGAGCTTGGACTCCAGCCGGCGCCAGTATCGCGAGAAGGTCAAACAGGTGGAGGAGTACATGGCCTACCGCAAGCTGCCACGCGACATGCGGCAGCGCATCACGGAATACTTCGAGCATCGGTACCAGGGTAAATTCTTCGATGAAGAGTTGATACTTGGCGAGTTGAGCGAAAAACTGCGCGAGGATGTCATCAACTACAACTGCAG ATCCCTCGTGGCGTCAGTGCCTTTTTTTGCTAATGCCGATTCGAATTTCGTTTCCGACGTAGTTACCAAACTGAAATACGAAGTTTTCCAACCAG GTGATATTATCATAAAGGAGGGTACGATCGGTACTAAGATGTACTTCATACAGGAGGGCGTGGTGGACATTGTCATGGCCAACGGCGAG GTTGCCACCTCACTTTCGGATGGGTCCTACTTCGGTGAGATCTGTCTGCTGACCAATGCGCGTCGTGTGGCCAGCGTGCGAGCCGAAACCTATTGCAATCTATTCTCGTTGAGCGTGGATCATTTCAATTGCGTTCTGGATCAGTATCCGCTGATGCGCAAGACCATGGAGACTGTGGCCGCCGAGCGGTTAAACAAGATCGGCAAGAATCCAAACATAATGCATCAGAAGGACGAGCAGCTGAGCAATCCGGAGTCGAACACGATTACGGCTGTGGTTAATGCCCTGGCTGCCGAGGCGGATGACTGCAAAGATGA TGACATGGATCTCAAGGAGAATTTACTGCATGGGTCAGAGTCGAGCATTGCTGAGCCGGTGCAGACGATACGTGAGGGTCTCCCGAGGCCACGGAGCGGGGAGTTCCGTGCCTTGTTCGAGGGTAACACTCCATGA